The Natrarchaeobius halalkaliphilus genomic sequence ATTGGGACTCGTCCACCTGCTGGCGTGGCTCGATCTCGTCCGGACTCCAGTTCCGTTCCGAGAGTCCACCGCGAGCGCTCGAGATACGGTTGGACCGAGCGCTCGTGATACCGCGGCCGACGGGGGCGACCGCGAGCCGAGTATCGCTCTCCCGGAGGACGGGCGCACGCTCGGAGCACTCATCTGGATCGCGTTGCTGGTCTGTGGGTTGAGCCTGATTTTCGTGCCGACGTTGAGTGCCCAGACGGTCCACAGCGACGCACAGTTCGAGGCCGCGATGGCTATCGACGACCACGCGGCCGACCGAGAGACCCCGAAGACCTTCGTGTTGAGCGAGTGGGGCGACAACCGCATGTACAACTACTTCGTCAGCGGCGAATCCTCGAGTTACTGGTATGCTTCCCGACACTTCGAGGAGTTCAGGACTGGCGGAGATCCCGACGGCTGGTACGAGGAGTTCAACGAGAGCGACGTCGGATACGTGGTCCTCACCGAAGCGGGGGGATACGACGAGCGAAATGCACAGCGACAGCTCCACGACGAACTCGGAACGGGCAGCGACGGAGAGACGCCGCTCGAGCACTATCAGGCGGTCTACGTCGACGACGAGGTGACGGCCTTCGCGGTGGTTCCAGGTGCCACGATCACTGCAGACGGTGAACCGGGCGAAGAACTGTCGCTCGAGACCGAGGTACCCGTCTCGGGCGAAACGGTTACTTACGAACGAACGGCTACCGTCGACGACGACGGAACGCTGGCGGTGACGGTACCCTATCCCGGAGAGTACACCGTCGGTGAACGAGAGATCGACGTCCCAGCGCGAGCCGTCGAAACCGGGTCGGTACTGGAACTCGAGCAGTCCTGAGTTGTGTCGAGCGGTGCGGCGCGTGAAAAGCACCGTATTGGTCGGGTACACTCGGGTTTCGGCCCGAAACGGTGCTCTTACCGATACTTCACATCACCGAGACCGGCCGACTGTTCCGCCAGAACGCAGTGCTCGGTGTGAGGAATCAGTCAGTCGAACACGGACATACAATACGTGTATCGGTATCGTCCAGCACATCGTTTCAGCTCCGGAACATGCAATTGTGTCAGACTGAAAAACTTTCGGTAGTCGACGCTCTCGAGAAAACATCAAATGGAATATAGTATCTGTTGGTGAGGCACGCAGTGAATGGTCACCGGCTGGCAGTACCGAACGGTAAGTGTACTCGGCGTACTGGTGCTTACCATCGGTGCCGTCGCACTAGCGAACCATCCGACGGCCCAGCTCTTGTTCACGACCTACGTTCCCGTGTTTAACCGACTCGAGGTAACCGTGTTGAGCGACCGGTCGCTGTACTGGGCGATCACGCTGAGCGTCGTCGCGGTCGGGTGCAGTCTCGTTCCGCTGTACAAGCCCCAGCCACGTCGCGTCCTCGATACCGTCGTTCTCTCTCAAAAGCGTATCCTCGTCGCCGGTCTCGCGATTGCAACGCTCGGATACTTCAACTGGTCTCATCGCCTCCCACGGGCGACGCTCGTGATGACCTTCGCCATCCTGGGTATCGTCGTTCCCGCGTGGTTCGTCTGGATCCGCCGACGCCCGCCCGAGGAGGCCGACCGGACGCTCGTCGTTGGCGACGACCTGGAACAGATCGAACGCATCTCGCCGTCGGTTTCGGTCCCCGTTCTTGGCTACCTCTGTCCGTCCGTCGTGAACGTTCGCGGCGAGCCCACATCCGTCGAGACCGCAGCCGACGGCGGCGTCACCGTCGGCGACGGCGGCGAGCGGGACCGACTCGAGACCCCGAACCGTCTCGGTGGCCTCTCGCGCCTCGAGAACGTCCTCTGCGAGTACGACGTCGACACCGTCGTACTCGCGTTCCTCAATGCCGACCGCGCGGAGTTTTTCGGCGCGCTCGATACGTGTCACGACCACGGCGTGTCCGTGAAGATCCACCGCGAGTACGCCGACAGCGTGCTCGTCTCTGAAGGTGACGTCGGCGAGATCGTCGACGTCGACCTCGAGCCGTGGGACCCGCTCGATCACCTCTACAAGCGCGTCTTCGACGTCGCGTTCGCGACCGTGGGGCTCGCGGCGTTCGCCCCGCTGTTCGCCGTGATCGCGCTCGCGATCAAACTCGACAGCTCCGGGCCGGTGCTGTACAGCCAGGACCGCACCGCCGGCTTCGGGGAAACCTTCCCCGTCTACAAGTTCCGGACCATGGTCCCGGAGGGCGAGTCGGTCACTCCCTCCGAAGACGAGGAGAACGACCGGATCACCGGCGTGGGACGGGTGTTGAGGCGGACACATCTCGACGAGCTTCCCCAACTGTGGTCGATCCTGGCGGGCAACATGAGCGTCGTCGGCCCGCGGGCCGCGTGGACCGAAGAGGAGGTCCTCCTCGAGGAAGACGCGCCGGCGTGGCGAAAGCGCTGGTTCGTCAAACCCGGACTGACCGGACTGGCACAGGTGAACGACGCGTCCAGTACCGATCCCGAAACGAAGCTGCGCTACGACCTCGAGTACATCCGACGCCAGTCGTTCTGGCTCGACCTGAAGATCGTCGTGCGGCAGGTGTGGAGGGTGCTCGAGGACGTGCTCGAGATGCTCGGCCCATGAACCCGATCGATAGTACGCTGGTGGACGTGTTCACTCAGTTACCAGGTAGCTGGTGGGGCCGCTCGATGATTTCGTCGCAGGCGTTCAGCTTCCGGCGGGCAGACGGGCGAGACAACAACGCTGGCTTCAACGAGGCTCGTTATAGATGACAGCAAGCCGACCTCCCCTCTCCGTACTGATGTCGGTCTATCGCGACGAAACGGCCGACCACGTACGAACGGCGCTCGAAGCTCGTCCTGACGATCTCGTCGGCCGCATCCGGGTAGACCGTGCTGGAACAGACGCAGAGAATTCCCCGGTCGGGAACGTATTTGGCGACGGTACGGCGCGCGATTCGGACGGCGCTCATGTCCGGCTCGTCGCCGTTCATGTCGGTCGGGACGGCGATGATGAAGGCGTTGGCCTCGAATGGCATGTGGGATCCGTGGTCGGTTCGAGGCCCGCCTCGAGCGCCCGCGCCACGTCGCAGTCGGAAATATCGTCGACGTGCGACGATCCGTCCCGGAGGTCGGCCATTCGGTCCTCGTCGATGCCGAAGTCGACAACGTTGAATCCCGCCGCGGAGAAGTGACACGCCGGCAGGAGTCTGACGTAGCCGATGCCGACGACCACGACGGTCGCTGTTCGATCATCGGTTTTTTCGTTCGGGAGGCGTCATCAGATCACCTGCTCGTACGCCGACGCCGACCGGCGTTCGTCGATGACATCCCGAACGGTCCGAACGAGATCGGTTTGCGGATGCCAACCGAGCGTCCGCTCGCGTTTCTCGACGTTGGGTTCGCGCTGTTGTGGCTCCTCGAAGCGCTCGTCGAAGGCGACCTCGTACGGACGTGTTCGATTTCGGGGTCTGAGCCGGTGAATTCGATCACTAGCTCGGCGAGGTCGTTGATGCTCGTCGGGACAGG encodes the following:
- a CDS encoding sugar transferase, whose translation is MVTGWQYRTVSVLGVLVLTIGAVALANHPTAQLLFTTYVPVFNRLEVTVLSDRSLYWAITLSVVAVGCSLVPLYKPQPRRVLDTVVLSQKRILVAGLAIATLGYFNWSHRLPRATLVMTFAILGIVVPAWFVWIRRRPPEEADRTLVVGDDLEQIERISPSVSVPVLGYLCPSVVNVRGEPTSVETAADGGVTVGDGGERDRLETPNRLGGLSRLENVLCEYDVDTVVLAFLNADRAEFFGALDTCHDHGVSVKIHREYADSVLVSEGDVGEIVDVDLEPWDPLDHLYKRVFDVAFATVGLAAFAPLFAVIALAIKLDSSGPVLYSQDRTAGFGETFPVYKFRTMVPEGESVTPSEDEENDRITGVGRVLRRTHLDELPQLWSILAGNMSVVGPRAAWTEEEVLLEEDAPAWRKRWFVKPGLTGLAQVNDASSTDPETKLRYDLEYIRRQSFWLDLKIVVRQVWRVLEDVLEMLGP